GTTTGGCATTCAATCTATCTATGATGAGACACTCCAAAAGATAAACCGCGGTCATACAAGCCAAATGAATAAAGAGTGGATAAAAAAGTCTAAAAAACTAGGATTAAATGTTTGTGGGCACCTTATATTTGGACTTCCAGGTGAAACACAAGAGATGATGCTAGAAACTGCTAAAGAGGCTTATGAATGGGGTATAGACTCTGTTAAATACCACCCTCTGTATGTTGTTAAAAGAACTTCTTTAGCAAATGATTTCCTAAAAGGAAAGTTCACACCTATTAGTGAAGACGCTTATCTTGAAGTTTTAACTAAAGCACTAAAGATGAAGCCTCAAAATGTAACAGTGCAAAGGGTTACTGCTGGTATAGATGACTCATCACTGCTCTCACCTGATTGGTGTAGAGATAAAAATTCACAAATTAGAAATATAAACAAAGCCCTAAGACCGCATGAACTTAAATATTAGTGTCCTTTGACTGTAACAAAGTCTGCAACCTGCCTAAAATATGGTGGCCAATCAAAATAGACCCTAAATGGCTCTGCTTGACCTGGTTTTAAGTTTCTTGCAACTACAAACTCTTTTATTATGGTTTGCGGTTTATATGAAAGATTTGCTCCGCCAGTAAAAAAACCAAAAAATCCGCTTGATTTGAAAAAACTTCCACCCTTTACATTTCCTGTAGCATGCCCTTTGTTTACAAGCTTAATCTCAACTATAACCTCACCAATTTCATGATTACCATCGTTTTTGACTATTCCACTGTATGAGATTTTTTCTATACTTAAAAGTCTTTTGCTCTCAACTTTAAATATAGACACTTTTTTGGTGTACTTATCTACTATAACTATTGAAAAAACTCCTAATAGTGTGCTTATAAGAACTGTAGATACTACTATAGGAAAAACAAGCTTTTTATCTTTTTGCTTATATGCTGAGAAGATTCCACCTGCACAAATCAAAACTACTATCAGTAAAGCTATATAGTGCCAATAATTAAGTAGAGTTATTAGTTGCATTTTGCTCCGATAGTGATATTATAATCACCTTCATAATTAAAAGGTTCTACTATTATCTTAAACTCCCTACTCTCACCTATGTCTATATTTTTCTCTGTTATTTTGCTCGTCACTATTGGTTTAAATGAGAAGATATAGTTTTTAAATTTATTTGAAGTCACTTTTATAGCGCTTGCTTTGATGCTACATCTTTTAAAAAATCTCTTTGACTCATTTGTGAGGAGTCCTTTAACAACTATAGCATTGTTAAAATTAAGCTTTTTCTCACTGAGTAATTCTGTTTTATGTTTATATAGATACTCATGCATCTTAACATATCCAAAAGTTGGAGCTAAAAAGAGGATACCAAATGACAGCAGAATTACTACAACAGCGATGGCTGTCTTTCGTCTAAGTAAAATCCCTAAAATGATTAGAAGAATAAAGAGTATAAAAGAACTACCAAAGAGGATAAAGTCATAAACAATAAGCTCATTTACAAAGGTAGTTATCTGTGTTTTCATATCTCTTTAGTTACTTCTTGAATTTTTCTCAGCTATCCCACTCATATCAAATCTTCGAGAGAGCTCTTGCTTAATCCGCTCAGGAGAGATATTTTTAACTCCAAGAGCTACAAGCATATGGTAGGTCAAATCCGCTGCTTCATATATCACCTCATGCTCATCATCATCTTTATAGGCTAAACAAAACTCACCTGCTTCTTCTATAACTTTTTTGAGTATAGCGTTATCACCTTTAGAGATAAGTGCTGCTGTCCATGAGCTACTAGTATCTGCACTCTTTCGCTCTTGGATTGTGTGGTAGAGCGTGTCTATAACTCCATACATCTCTTTAGTATCAACTTCTACATCGGTGCTTGTTTTAAGTGATTCTAACTCTGTAAAAAAACAAGATCTTCTTCCTGTATGACATGCTACACCCTCTTGAATCACTTTTATAAGAAGTGTGTCATTATCACAGTCTATATAAAAAGAGTCTATCTTTTGAATGTGCCCGCTTGATTCGCCCTTTTTCCAGATGCGTTGTTTACTTCTTGAGAAGTAGTGAGCTATTTTAGTGCTAAGAGACAACTCTAATGCTTCTTTGTTCATATAGGCCATCATCAAGACTTCATTGTTTTTGATATCTTGGACTATAACTGGCAAAAGATCACACTTTTGCCAATCCACTCTCTCTAAAGAGTTAAGAATACTCATTACTCAGCCGTTGTTCTTTTCTTAACATCTTTTGTATCAACCCAGATATTTGGAGTTGAACCACCAGGTGTTAAAAATATTTTTGCATCTGTATTTATTTGTAGTGCTTCGTTA
This sequence is a window from Sulfurimonas hongkongensis. Protein-coding genes within it:
- a CDS encoding DUF2393 family protein, producing MQLITLLNYWHYIALLIVVLICAGGIFSAYKQKDKKLVFPIVVSTVLISTLLGVFSIVIVDKYTKKVSIFKVESKRLLSIEKISYSGIVKNDGNHEIGEVIVEIKLVNKGHATGNVKGGSFFKSSGFFGFFTGGANLSYKPQTIIKEFVVARNLKPGQAEPFRVYFDWPPYFRQVADFVTVKGH
- a CDS encoding DUF2393 domain-containing protein, encoding MKTQITTFVNELIVYDFILFGSSFILFILLIILGILLRRKTAIAVVVILLSFGILFLAPTFGYVKMHEYLYKHKTELLSEKKLNFNNAIVVKGLLTNESKRFFKRCSIKASAIKVTSNKFKNYIFSFKPIVTSKITEKNIDIGESREFKIIVEPFNYEGDYNITIGAKCN
- the hisIE gene encoding bifunctional phosphoribosyl-AMP cyclohydrolase/phosphoribosyl-ATP diphosphatase HisIE, which gives rise to MSILNSLERVDWQKCDLLPVIVQDIKNNEVLMMAYMNKEALELSLSTKIAHYFSRSKQRIWKKGESSGHIQKIDSFYIDCDNDTLLIKVIQEGVACHTGRRSCFFTELESLKTSTDVEVDTKEMYGVIDTLYHTIQERKSADTSSSWTAALISKGDNAILKKVIEEAGEFCLAYKDDDEHEVIYEAADLTYHMLVALGVKNISPERIKQELSRRFDMSGIAEKNSRSN